In Cicer arietinum cultivar CDC Frontier isolate Library 1 chromosome 7, Cicar.CDCFrontier_v2.0, whole genome shotgun sequence, a single window of DNA contains:
- the LOC101513101 gene encoding protein FMP32, mitochondrial-like, whose amino-acid sequence MAAISRRVRQLTGLKGFGASRIAPSYSFQTAIFDPYSSSSISSTRCFSQTQLVKSNGKHLFLVDTLALVRRLEGQGVPSKQAEAITAAITEVLNDSLENVSQALVSKGEMQKTEMIQESNLSKFKSEVQSSQGHHFSLLQHETEKLRNDIEKMRSELRYEMDKVTAGQRLDLNLERGRTREELSNQSAETNNLTNKLDREIHSLRAQLEAAKYEVIKYCIGTLVSISAVGLAVLRILM is encoded by the exons ATGGCCGCGATTTCTAGGCGCGTGCGGCAATTAACCGGATTAAAAGGTTTTGGAGCTTCCCGAATAGCACCATCATATTCGTTTCAAACTGCAATCTTCGATCCATATTCTTCATCTTCAATTTCAAGCACGAGATGTTTTTCACAAACTCAATTGGTGAAATCCAATGGAAAACACTTGTTTCTCGTTGATACATTGGCTCTT GTTAGGAGATTAGAAGGACAAGGAGTGCCTTCAAAACAAGCTGAGGCTATAACTGCTGCTATAACTGAAGTTTTGAATGATAGTCTTGAAAATGTGTCTCAGGCATTGGTATCAAAAGGAGAAATGCAGAAA aCTGAAATGATTCAAGAGTCCAACCTGTCCAAATTCAAATCAGAAGTACAGAGCTCACag GGGCACCATTTTTCTCTGTTGCAACATGAGACTGAGAAGCTTAGGAATGATATAGAGAAAATGCGCAGTGAATTGag GTATGAAATGGACAAAGTCACTGCTGGGCAGCGATTGGATTTGAACCTCGAAAGGGG GAGAACTAGGGAGGAACTGTCAAATCAGAGTGCTGAAACTAACAACCTGACCAACAAACTTGATAGG GAGATTCATTCTTTAAGAGCACAACTGGAAGCAGCTAAATATGAGGTCATAAAATACTGCATAGGAACACTTGTTTCAATCTCTGCTGTTGGCCTTGCTGTTCTCCGCATCTTGATGTGA